A single Sulfurimonas aquatica DNA region contains:
- a CDS encoding bifunctional protein-serine/threonine kinase/phosphatase has protein sequence MTSNTIKSSSFSLAKRNELKGDDFYDVKTIGNLTVAIVCDGVGSASEGAEAAKRVTTYLMNNFKIRPKSWSIEKSIISFTKSINSILYQESQVNYDRSELVTTLTIVVIEGNQLYGANVGDSRVYLFRNNSLNQLSDDHSMDEAGYENVLTQAIGISDDVTPYYFENILMQDDKILLCSDGLYNIMSENRLEKGINLGAHALVKKASKLMEDNLPDDTTAVVLDILKADELEILKKQHLIIPEKLRKGEVVDGYTLEKSLIQNDRTWLCSKKTKKYVLKFAPKESIDNESILDLFVKEAWNAKRLKADFFPKAVIPKNRTMRYYVMQLFEGEDLSDYLDSKNLSIDDSVELASTLLKMSQYLLKFDLVHGDIKPHNIMVWKNSEEEIAFKIIDFGSITEIFSTQTKAGTPSFLAPERFQNEAISETTELFAIGVTLYFALTGKYPYGEIEPFQNPSFKEPKPVSFYNKNIPSWLDSVILRSIAIDKEQRYAHFTEMSYELNNPTKVKPYFTKNAPLIEKSPLLFYKSAFTIMTFVNFILIYLLLK, from the coding sequence GCTTCTCTCTTGCCAAACGCAATGAGCTCAAGGGTGACGACTTTTATGATGTAAAGACCATAGGCAACTTAACTGTAGCCATAGTCTGTGATGGAGTTGGAAGTGCCTCAGAGGGTGCCGAGGCAGCTAAAAGAGTAACGACTTATCTTATGAACAACTTCAAGATTCGCCCAAAATCTTGGAGTATTGAAAAATCTATCATCTCATTTACAAAATCCATCAACTCCATACTCTATCAAGAGTCTCAAGTCAATTATGACAGATCAGAGCTTGTAACAACTCTCACTATAGTTGTTATAGAGGGAAACCAGCTGTATGGCGCGAATGTAGGAGACAGTCGCGTTTACCTCTTTCGTAACAATAGTTTAAATCAACTCTCCGATGATCATTCCATGGATGAAGCGGGATATGAAAACGTCCTAACGCAAGCCATAGGAATAAGCGATGACGTAACGCCATACTATTTCGAGAATATCCTAATGCAAGATGATAAAATACTCCTCTGTAGTGATGGACTCTATAATATAATGAGTGAAAACAGACTTGAAAAAGGAATAAATCTAGGGGCACATGCCTTAGTGAAAAAAGCATCAAAACTAATGGAAGACAATCTTCCAGATGATACAACCGCAGTAGTTCTAGATATACTCAAAGCGGATGAACTTGAAATCCTAAAAAAGCAGCATCTTATCATTCCAGAGAAGTTAAGAAAGGGAGAAGTAGTTGATGGCTACACTCTTGAAAAATCTCTCATTCAAAATGATAGAACATGGTTATGTTCAAAAAAAACAAAAAAATACGTTCTTAAGTTTGCCCCAAAAGAGTCCATAGACAATGAGTCTATTCTTGACTTGTTTGTTAAAGAAGCTTGGAATGCAAAACGACTTAAAGCAGACTTCTTTCCCAAGGCCGTCATTCCAAAAAATAGAACCATGCGCTACTATGTAATGCAACTCTTTGAGGGTGAAGATCTTAGTGATTATCTTGATTCTAAAAACTTAAGTATTGATGATTCAGTTGAGTTAGCCTCTACTCTACTAAAGATGTCTCAGTATCTTCTAAAATTTGACCTTGTTCATGGTGACATAAAGCCTCATAACATTATGGTTTGGAAAAACTCTGAAGAAGAGATAGCATTTAAAATCATAGACTTTGGAAGCATTACAGAGATATTTTCAACGCAAACAAAAGCGGGAACTCCAAGTTTTTTGGCGCCTGAGAGATTTCAAAACGAAGCGATTAGTGAAACAACCGAACTTTTCGCCATTGGGGTGACTCTGTACTTTGCTTTAACTGGAAAATATCCTTATGGAGAGATAGAGCCTTTTCAGAACCCAAGCTTTAAAGAACCAAAACCAGTAAGTTTTTACAATAAAAACATACCCAGCTGGCTCGACAGTGTCATTCTTCGCTCAATTGCCATAGATAAAGAGCAAAGATACGCTCATTTTACTGAAATGAGTTATGAACTTAACAATCCAACCAAAGTCAAACCCTACTTTACAAAAAACGCGCCACTTATAGAGAAGTCTCCATTACTCTTTTATAAGAGTGCTTTCACTATAATGACGTTTGTAAATTTTATACTAATATACTTGCTACTAAAATAG
- a CDS encoding trypsin-like peptidase domain-containing protein yields the protein MNTQNILEKYIENIMQIMTPYGSGTGFIIDDLIITNSHVVGGLKEVVISAKKVKRTIAKVIYDDPYYDLAFIKYEFDKPKNPLILATTNVEDGDTTIAIGHPYGLNYTATEGIVSRAARLQGDLEYIQIDAAINPGNSGGPLLNINGEVTGVNTFIIQNANNLGFSLPFFYLQDALSAFKAQENQSIIKCPSCKNLIEEESIEHDYCGECGVKLETARLRRKGYNPTGPTKLLEEILDSLNINVTLARRSQSSWRIDEGSARIDINYYENGIIIGDTKLCAIPRENINRVYDYLLKENDKLSYLQFSINENSIYLSYLIVDSSLSFKEGRIAIERLLKYSNRYDDILINEYGAIEQKRDEED from the coding sequence ATGAATACACAAAATATTCTCGAGAAATATATTGAAAACATTATGCAGATAATGACGCCTTATGGAAGTGGAACTGGATTTATCATAGATGACTTAATCATTACAAATTCACATGTTGTCGGGGGTCTTAAAGAGGTTGTTATAAGTGCGAAAAAAGTTAAACGCACAATAGCAAAAGTTATTTATGACGACCCCTATTATGACCTCGCGTTTATAAAATATGAGTTTGATAAACCAAAAAATCCCCTCATTCTTGCCACTACAAATGTTGAAGATGGAGACACAACTATAGCCATAGGACATCCATATGGCCTTAACTATACGGCAACAGAAGGTATAGTATCTCGTGCCGCACGACTTCAAGGGGATCTAGAGTACATTCAGATAGACGCCGCGATAAATCCTGGAAATAGCGGTGGGCCTCTTTTAAACATAAATGGCGAAGTTACGGGCGTAAACACTTTTATCATTCAGAACGCCAACAACCTTGGCTTTTCTCTTCCATTTTTTTATCTCCAAGATGCTCTTAGCGCGTTTAAGGCACAAGAGAATCAATCTATAATTAAATGTCCCTCGTGCAAGAACCTAATAGAAGAAGAGAGTATAGAGCATGATTATTGCGGTGAGTGTGGTGTTAAGCTTGAGACTGCTAGACTTAGAAGAAAAGGTTACAATCCCACAGGTCCAACTAAGTTATTAGAAGAGATATTAGACTCTTTAAATATAAACGTTACTCTTGCTAGGCGTTCGCAATCTTCTTGGCGAATAGATGAAGGAAGCGCTAGAATAGACATCAACTACTATGAAAATGGTATCATTATAGGAGATACTAAACTATGCGCCATTCCAAGAGAAAATATAAACAGGGTTTACGATTATCTACTCAAAGAGAATGATAAACTCTCCTATCTTCAATTTTCCATCAATGAAAACAGCATCTATCTCTCCTATCTTATTGTCGACTCTTCACTCTCATTTAAAGAGGGAAGAATTGCGATAGAAAGACTGCTAAAATACTCAAACAGATATGATGATATACTCATAAACGAATATGGCGCCATAGAGCAAAAACGCGATGAAGAAGATTAA
- a CDS encoding M3 family metallopeptidase, with product MSKFLQFQCDLDTFIDELSLRVKQNNARVEELLKTEKKTYANFVKAMQSMEEELELFFTPLSHLNSVNNSDKTQEVYTQSLPIITEYGTKLSQNIDIYKSYKAILENEKETLNYEQKKVLELNIQHFELSGAHLDDKTKARLEEINIKKSELSNNFSQNLLDATNAYEYIITDEKDVEGIPVSDKESARFEDDGETKYKFTLQMPSYIAYMTYGKNRKIREALYKAYVSRAPENGKIIEEILSLKDEMSRLLGFKNYSEYSLASKMAKDEESVLSFLYNLLNNAKEQAKNELKELQAIAPQNLESFDTAFYAELLKKEQYDIDEEEYRPYFEQKSVVNGMFEFLNRLFGISFKKVQEKLWHEKALSYDVVLDGEVRARIYLDLEARESKRGGAWMHNWQAHSIDEKGDESLASAFVVCNFPPSSDTNPSLLRHDDVVTLFHEMGHTIHHVLSSVNENEVSGVNGVEWDAVEFPSQFLENFAYEPQVLKMFALHHETKEILPDAMIEKLVKSKNFLSAIGMLRQLEFSIFDFKLHAKVHTEDEVQSLLNEIRKETALITTPEYNKFQNGFAHIFGGGYAAGYYSYKWAEVLSADAFYSVVDEGIFNSQTAKKYLDIVLNGGGAKSMGILFKELMGRDANTDQLLRLNGIK from the coding sequence ATGTCAAAATTTTTACAATTTCAATGTGATCTAGATACTTTTATAGATGAGCTCTCTTTAAGAGTAAAACAAAATAACGCCAGAGTAGAAGAGTTACTTAAGACAGAGAAGAAGACTTATGCAAACTTTGTAAAGGCTATGCAGAGTATGGAAGAGGAGCTAGAACTTTTTTTCACGCCTCTTTCACATCTAAACTCCGTTAACAATTCTGATAAAACACAAGAGGTATATACTCAAAGTCTTCCCATCATTACAGAGTATGGAACAAAACTCTCTCAAAATATAGATATATACAAGAGCTATAAGGCAATTCTTGAGAATGAAAAAGAGACGTTAAACTATGAACAAAAAAAAGTACTAGAGTTAAATATACAGCATTTTGAACTCTCTGGTGCGCATCTAGACGATAAAACCAAAGCTAGACTCGAAGAGATAAACATCAAAAAGAGTGAACTATCAAATAACTTCTCTCAAAACCTACTTGACGCTACAAATGCCTATGAGTACATCATCACAGACGAAAAAGACGTAGAAGGAATCCCTGTGAGTGATAAGGAGAGTGCAAGGTTCGAAGATGATGGCGAAACAAAATATAAATTTACGCTTCAAATGCCCTCTTATATAGCTTACATGACCTATGGAAAAAATAGAAAAATCAGAGAAGCACTCTATAAAGCCTATGTTAGCCGCGCGCCTGAAAATGGAAAAATAATTGAAGAGATACTTTCACTCAAAGATGAAATGAGTAGACTTCTTGGTTTTAAAAACTACTCTGAGTACTCACTTGCTTCAAAAATGGCAAAAGATGAAGAGAGCGTGTTAAGCTTTTTATACAATCTTTTAAATAACGCCAAAGAGCAAGCGAAAAATGAACTCAAAGAGTTACAAGCTATCGCGCCACAAAACTTAGAAAGTTTTGATACGGCCTTTTATGCTGAGCTGCTAAAAAAAGAGCAGTATGATATAGATGAAGAAGAATACCGCCCTTACTTTGAACAAAAGAGCGTCGTAAACGGTATGTTTGAATTTTTAAACAGACTCTTTGGCATCAGTTTTAAAAAAGTGCAAGAGAAGCTTTGGCATGAAAAAGCTCTCTCTTATGACGTAGTGTTAGATGGAGAAGTAAGAGCCAGAATATATCTAGACCTTGAAGCAAGAGAGTCTAAACGCGGAGGAGCATGGATGCATAATTGGCAAGCTCACTCCATAGATGAAAAAGGAGATGAGAGTTTAGCGTCTGCGTTTGTAGTCTGTAACTTTCCACCATCCAGTGATACAAATCCATCATTACTTAGACATGACGATGTTGTAACTCTTTTTCATGAGATGGGACACACAATTCATCATGTACTTTCATCCGTAAATGAAAATGAAGTGAGTGGAGTTAATGGTGTTGAGTGGGATGCAGTAGAGTTTCCTTCACAGTTTTTGGAAAACTTTGCATATGAGCCACAAGTCTTAAAAATGTTTGCATTGCATCATGAAACAAAAGAGATACTTCCTGATGCAATGATAGAAAAACTTGTCAAAAGTAAGAACTTCCTCTCAGCTATAGGAATGCTACGCCAATTAGAATTTTCAATCTTTGATTTTAAGCTCCATGCAAAAGTTCATACTGAAGATGAAGTGCAATCTCTACTTAATGAGATAAGAAAAGAGACAGCGCTTATAACAACACCAGAGTATAACAAATTTCAAAATGGATTTGCCCATATATTTGGTGGTGGATATGCCGCAGGTTACTATAGTTATAAATGGGCGGAAGTATTAAGTGCAGATGCATTTTATAGTGTTGTAGATGAGGGAATATTTAACTCCCAGACTGCTAAAAAGTACTTAGATATAGTCCTAAATGGTGGTGGTGCAAAAAGCATGGGGATTCTATTTAAAGAGCTTATGGGAAGAGATGCAAACACCGACCAACTCTTGCGTTTAAATGGCATAAAATAG
- a CDS encoding endonuclease/exonuclease/phosphatase family protein, whose translation MKIATYNIENLFDLSRSGYEYEEYVPNTKAQWNLKNYRIKLKNIAKVIKDIDADIIALQEIESLVALKDLRLTLKQQGLYYQYYKIADNKNTTIKVAILSKIPFIYTKEISVTKSYKYRNILEAKFKIKNQDLFLLVNHWKSKAGPESMRIISAKTIKKRVQELGKNKNIILLGDFNSHYEENKIFVRKRKHNDTDGITGINDILATKKYKDRVENISLKNYAFYNLWYDTEVKDRFSYIFRGKKETLDNILISQELINSSGIQYISHSIESYKAPYLFKGKNIYRWQVRRKRPHIHKGKGYSDHLAVIAKFAVN comes from the coding sequence TTGAAAATAGCAACGTATAACATAGAGAACCTTTTTGATTTAAGTAGAAGTGGTTATGAGTATGAAGAATATGTACCAAATACTAAGGCCCAATGGAATTTAAAAAATTATAGAATAAAGTTAAAAAACATAGCCAAAGTAATTAAAGATATAGATGCCGATATTATTGCCCTTCAAGAGATAGAGTCACTGGTAGCACTCAAAGATTTAAGACTTACTCTTAAGCAACAAGGTCTTTACTATCAGTACTATAAAATTGCGGATAATAAAAACACAACCATAAAAGTTGCGATATTAAGTAAAATTCCTTTTATATATACAAAAGAAATAAGTGTGACAAAATCATATAAATATAGAAATATTTTAGAAGCAAAATTTAAAATAAAGAACCAAGATTTATTCCTATTAGTTAATCATTGGAAGTCTAAAGCTGGACCAGAGAGTATGAGAATTATCTCGGCAAAAACAATTAAAAAAAGAGTTCAAGAGTTAGGCAAAAATAAAAACATCATACTGCTAGGGGACTTTAACTCGCACTATGAAGAGAATAAAATATTTGTTAGAAAACGTAAGCATAATGATACAGATGGGATAACAGGTATAAATGATATTTTGGCAACAAAAAAGTACAAAGATAGAGTAGAGAATATATCTCTAAAAAATTATGCTTTTTATAATCTGTGGTATGACACAGAAGTTAAGGATCGATTCTCATATATATTTAGAGGTAAAAAAGAGACACTAGATAATATACTTATATCCCAAGAACTTATAAATTCAAGTGGCATCCAGTACATAAGTCACAGTATTGAATCATATAAAGCCCCATATCTCTTTAAAGGTAAAAATATATATAGATGGCAGGTAAGAAGAAAAAGACCCCATATACACAAAGGAAAAGGCTATTCTGACCATTTAGCCGTTATAGCAAAGTTTGCTGTGAACTAA
- a CDS encoding uracil-DNA glycosylase: MFLNNDWISFLDNELKKDYFVDMCSFIDKEYKDKTIYPKYENIFRAFNLLSPLKVKVVIIGQDPYHGINQANGLAFSVSSKSKIPPSLKNIYKELIDDIGCSVPNDGDLTKWSNEGVLLINSVLSVVAGEANSHRGIGWEIFTDTVIERLSDKFENIVFILWGGPSQKKELLIDTTKHLVLKSPHPSPLSAYRGFFGSKPFSQTNKYLQSHGITEIDWCLSSQQTLL; encoded by the coding sequence ATGTTTTTAAATAATGATTGGATTTCTTTTCTTGATAATGAGTTAAAAAAAGATTACTTTGTTGATATGTGCTCTTTTATTGATAAAGAGTATAAAGATAAAACCATTTATCCTAAGTATGAAAATATATTTAGAGCTTTTAATTTACTCTCTCCTTTAAAAGTAAAAGTTGTAATTATAGGACAAGATCCATATCATGGAATAAATCAAGCTAACGGTTTGGCTTTTTCTGTCTCTTCTAAATCTAAAATTCCTCCTTCTCTTAAAAATATTTATAAAGAACTTATTGATGATATTGGATGTTCAGTACCTAATGATGGAGACTTGACAAAATGGTCCAATGAGGGAGTATTACTGATAAACAGCGTACTTAGCGTTGTTGCTGGAGAAGCTAATTCACATAGAGGAATTGGTTGGGAGATATTTACAGACACAGTTATTGAAAGATTGTCAGATAAATTTGAAAATATTGTATTTATTTTATGGGGTGGACCATCTCAAAAAAAAGAGCTGCTTATTGACACTACAAAGCATTTAGTGCTTAAGTCTCCCCACCCATCACCATTATCTGCCTATAGAGGTTTTTTCGGTTCAAAGCCTTTTTCTCAAACAAATAAATATTTACAATCTCACGGAATTACAGAAATAGATTGGTGTCTTAGTTCACAGCAAACTTTGCTATAA